The following are encoded together in the Bombus pascuorum chromosome 10, iyBomPasc1.1, whole genome shotgun sequence genome:
- the LOC132911458 gene encoding prolyl 3-hydroxylase OGFOD1 translates to MAEEGPQVKKLKQSIISDFIFSSDFQQLFFDNWHNCIDHKIENLEIISKPFKVCRISNFICSEEFMDEIKNELLDVKSRRNCMDLYQFEQTNDLANIDTEYLKLLYQTFETDLTTWMERNTKIELNQKISMSSSCYYDTDYLLCHDDNMGDRRIAFILYLSKNWSEKDGGALDLFDTDGNGLPRNVVKSLIPEYNSLVFFEVANNSYHQVAEVTTPDKSRWSINGWFHGPIKEDTRSPRSDVECNYIEPLNDRVVMKDWVTECYLFPGIVKEVHHDIEKQSYTLLSHFLKDDVYEKIVTDLSSDAIVWKKIGPPDIRNYEVADEESLPELLKNFYNIFKSITMFQLLKEYTELDLVPEKETMNPRMLIELQRWSAGSYTLICDKTYASDTSSEQKSSTNEHSSRNEEAQEDSLETSSREGQERSIPTKSTESGCNTPVSTKEDEDIDEDDILKKMSKRKSPRLKKKCLPQQSFSSEDPSPPKLARSLDTDDSDVSDIGDYLSDPLDCSLESDREEDIDDANTSDAGALDVIIQFNTSHISEDHTIDYVDPKEQDGVLIHVPTKDNHLCLVYKRLITSRVHKYVNHYCTDYFYNLICTYYE, encoded by the coding sequence ATGGCTGAGGAAGGACCGCAAGTGAAAAAGTTAAAGCAATCTATCATTTctgattttatcttttcatctGACTTCCAGCAATTATTTTTTGACAATTGGCACAACTGCATTGATCATAAGATAGAAAACCTTGAAATTATATCAAAGCCATTTAAAGTGTGCAGAATATCAAACTTTATCTGCAGCGAAGAATTTATGGATGAGATAAAGAATGAATTGTTGGATGTTAAAAGTAGAAGGAATTGCATGGACCTTTATCAGTTTGAACAAACCAATGACCTTGCTAACATAGACacagaatatttaaagttattgtaCCAGACTTTTGAAACAGATTTAACAACATGGATGGAACGGAATACAAAAATAGAGCTTAATCAGAAAATATCTATGTCAAGTTCTTGCTATTACGATACAGATTATTTACTATGTCATGATGACAATATGGGTGACCGTAGAATTGCTTTTATATTGTACCTTTCAAAAAATTGGTCTGAAAAAGATGGAGGTGCTCTGGACTTATTTGACACAGATGGAAATGGGCTACCTAGAAATGTTGTAAAATCTTTAATACCAGAATATAATTCTCTTGTATTTTTCGAAGTTGCAAATAATTCTTACCATCAAGTAGCTGAGGTAACTACACCTGATAAATCGCGTTGGTCGATTAACGGTTGGTTTCATGGACCAATTAAAGAAGATACTAGATCACCAAGATCAGACGTAGAATGCAATTACATAGAACCATTAAACGATCGAGTAGTTATGAAAGATTGGGTAACAGAATGTTATTTGTTTCCTGGAATAGTTAAAGAAGTTCACCACGACATAGAGAAGCAATCATACACACTTTTATCCCATTTTTTGAAAGACGATGTTTACGAGAAAATTGTAACAGATTTGTCATCTGACGCTATCGTTTGGAAAAAAATTGGACCACCCGATATTCGTAATTACGAAGTGGCAGACGAAGAAAGCCTTcctgaattattaaaaaatttctacaatatatttaaatctatCACGATGTTCCAATTGTTAAAAGAATACACGGAATTAGATCTAGTACCAGAGAAAGAAACTATGAATCCTAGAATGTTAATAGAGCTTCAAAGATGGTCTGCAGGTTCTTATACGTTAATATGCGATAAAACATATGCGAGTGATACTTCGAGTGAACAAAAGTCTAGCACTAATGAACATTCAAGCCGAAACGAGGAAGCGCAAGAAGATTCGTTGGAAACTAGTAGCAGAGAGGGTCAAGAAAGGTCGATACCAACTAAGAGCACGGAATCAGGTTGTAATACCCCAGTGAGCACCAAGGAGGATGAAGACATTGACGAGGATGATATTCTGAAGAAAATGTCAAAAAGGAAATCACCACGcttgaagaaaaaatgtttaccGCAGCAGAGCTTCTCATCGGAAGATCCATCGCCGCCGAAATTAGCTAGAAGTCTAGATACTGATGATTCTGACGTGTCCGACATTGGAGATTATCTGTCCGACCCTTTAGATTGTTCTTTGGAATCGGATCGGGAAGAAGACATTGATGATGCAAACACCTCTGACGCAGGAGCTCTCGATGTGATAATCCAATTTAATACGAGTCATATATCCGAAGACCATACCATAGACTACGTGGATCCTAAAGAGCAAGATGGCGTATTAATTCACGTGCCAACAAAAGACAACCATCTCTGTCTTGTTTACAAAAGGTTAATTACTAGTCGTGTTCACAAATACGTGAATCATTACTGTAcagattatttttacaatctgATTTGTACATATTATGAATAG